The following coding sequences lie in one Acidobacteriota bacterium genomic window:
- the asnB gene encoding asparagine synthase (glutamine-hydrolyzing) — translation MCGICGVLERSGHVPIDRNLVEAMTDRMGHRGPDDQGLYFSDSIALGHRRLSIVDASGGRQPMSSGDGSIHIVFNGEIYNHQSLRRTLEQKGYRFSTRSDTESLLHLYEEFGDGMLEHLDGMFAFAIWDSRRRRLFLARDRLGIKPLYYSMTNQTFVFASEIKALLLHPSVSREIDPIALDGYLALQYVPTPRTIFSAVKKLPAGHLLVVEHDRVMSRRYWELNPAAAEMSIEEGRERVRSGLEASVRARLMSDVPLGVFLSGGLDSSLIAALMAQQMDRPVKSYSIGFEGGGWHSETEYAELVARSLGAEHHTHIVSAMEIGQLLGSVLEQLDEPLADPAAIPTYLLSKFAREQVTVCLTGEGADELFAGYRRYALEKSMLTVEGIPRGIRKVFGTAAARLITGRLRKPLLSIGLDQPERFVFLRSVIPASARNELLRSEVGSQVDSDHLERRMERHFVAGRGLNEILRADTQEWLADDLLMKVDKMSMMASLEARVPFLDHKLVELVAGFPASWKYRRGTSKWLLKDVARSVLPKQVIERPKHGFMPPITTWLRGDLAGTLDECLLDPQALSYSYLRAETVRSWISRFKRGDARMDLRIWIILCLEIWMRRIADRPVPGTK, via the coding sequence ATGTGTGGTATTTGCGGAGTTCTGGAGCGGTCAGGGCATGTTCCCATTGACCGCAATCTCGTGGAAGCGATGACGGACCGAATGGGTCATCGTGGACCTGACGACCAAGGCCTGTACTTTTCGGATTCTATCGCACTTGGGCATAGACGCCTGTCAATCGTCGACGCATCAGGTGGCCGTCAGCCAATGTCCAGTGGCGACGGATCGATTCACATCGTCTTTAACGGCGAGATCTATAACCATCAGTCCTTACGCCGAACGCTTGAGCAAAAAGGATATCGCTTTTCGACTAGGAGCGACACGGAGAGCCTCCTACATCTCTATGAGGAGTTCGGTGACGGCATGCTCGAGCATCTCGACGGGATGTTCGCTTTCGCAATTTGGGATTCACGTCGTCGGCGATTGTTTCTCGCCCGCGATCGTCTAGGAATCAAGCCACTCTACTACTCTATGACGAATCAGACGTTTGTGTTCGCGTCGGAGATCAAGGCGCTACTCCTGCACCCGTCGGTGAGCCGGGAGATCGACCCGATCGCACTCGATGGCTACCTCGCCCTACAGTACGTCCCGACTCCGAGGACCATATTCTCAGCTGTGAAGAAGTTACCTGCGGGCCATCTCCTTGTTGTGGAACATGATCGCGTCATGTCACGCAGGTACTGGGAGTTGAATCCCGCCGCGGCCGAGATGTCGATCGAGGAGGGCCGTGAGCGGGTTCGAAGTGGACTGGAAGCATCCGTCAGGGCTCGGCTGATGAGTGACGTACCGCTAGGAGTGTTTCTTTCTGGAGGGCTCGACTCAAGTCTTATCGCGGCGTTGATGGCTCAACAGATGGACCGTCCGGTCAAGTCATACTCGATCGGATTCGAGGGAGGAGGGTGGCATTCGGAGACCGAGTATGCAGAACTGGTCGCACGTAGCCTCGGTGCGGAACACCACACGCATATCGTGAGCGCCATGGAAATTGGGCAACTCCTTGGTTCCGTACTTGAACAACTGGACGAACCGCTTGCGGATCCCGCCGCGATTCCGACGTATCTGCTCTCCAAGTTTGCGCGCGAGCAGGTCACGGTCTGCTTGACGGGGGAAGGCGCCGACGAACTCTTCGCAGGCTATCGCCGTTACGCGCTTGAAAAGTCGATGCTGACAGTCGAGGGCATCCCCCGAGGAATTAGGAAGGTGTTTGGGACGGCGGCGGCTCGTCTGATTACTGGGCGACTTCGAAAACCACTACTTAGTATCGGACTCGATCAACCAGAGCGTTTCGTGTTTCTTCGTTCTGTCATTCCTGCGAGCGCGCGGAACGAGTTGTTGCGGTCCGAGGTGGGATCTCAGGTCGATAGCGATCACCTAGAGCGCCGAATGGAAAGACACTTCGTCGCGGGGCGCGGCTTGAACGAGATCTTACGAGCGGACACTCAGGAGTGGCTCGCGGACGACTTACTAATGAAGGTCGACAAGATGAGCATGATGGCGTCGCTCGAGGCGCGCGTGCCGTTTCTGGATCACAAGCTGGTCGAGTTAGTGGCGGGGTTCCCAGCGAGCTGGAAGTACCGGCGAGGAACTAGCAAGTGGTTACTCAAGGACGTCGCCCGTAGTGTGTTGCCGAAGCAGGTGATTGAGCGGCCGAAACACGGATTCATGCCGCCCATCACGACATGGCTGCGCGGAGACTTGGCGGGAACTCTCGACGAGTGCCTGCTCGACCCACAAGCATTATCGTATTCCTACCTGCGGGCAGAAACGGTCCGAAGCTGGATCAGCAGATTCAAACGCGGGGACGCGAGAATGGATTTAAGAATATGGATCATACTTTGTCTTGAGATCTGGATGCGCCGAATCGCGGATCGACCGGTGCCGGGAACGAAGTGA
- a CDS encoding glycosyltransferase, which yields MRIACILTVFPSVTETFIFGDLRALKDSGHDVGLMHFLDGSCDIWQKDARVLRENVLIGGPLVSPGVFAAFVGYLVRRPIRLIRTLLWIVLHRGSSIRGRLKTLLILPKCVQFASECKRWRADRVHAAWSNHAAIAALVIQRLNGTPFSMASHAGQDVFRDPVMLREKVAGASFVAVCNRATFGRLLEIADPEDHRKLVLLSHGVDLETFDVERSAPQGSSPRRIVFVGRLAYGKGIAYLIEAARLLHEGGVEFRLDLFGDGPERAATRESIEQLGIADQVQMYGEVSQEDVAGALVQADLLVLPSELRHDGGREGLPNVLLEAMAAGVPVVASRIASVEQAVQDGVTGLLVPQRDPESLATAMRRVFDEPELTHRRVVAAREMVRESFDRKVCGRRFVSLFEETR from the coding sequence ATGCGGATCGCCTGCATCTTGACGGTGTTTCCCAGCGTCACCGAGACATTTATTTTCGGTGACCTGCGAGCATTGAAAGACTCCGGCCATGACGTGGGCCTGATGCACTTCCTGGACGGCTCCTGCGACATCTGGCAGAAAGACGCGCGGGTCTTGCGAGAGAACGTTCTTATCGGGGGGCCGCTGGTCTCCCCGGGCGTTTTCGCCGCGTTCGTGGGTTACCTGGTTCGACGGCCAATTCGCCTGATCCGAACGCTGTTGTGGATCGTACTTCATCGCGGATCATCGATCAGGGGTCGGCTCAAGACGCTGCTGATCCTGCCGAAATGCGTACAGTTCGCGAGCGAGTGCAAGCGCTGGCGAGCCGATCGAGTCCACGCAGCTTGGTCCAACCATGCCGCGATCGCCGCGCTCGTCATTCAGCGTCTCAACGGGACACCGTTCAGCATGGCGTCACACGCCGGACAGGACGTCTTTCGAGATCCCGTAATGCTGCGCGAAAAAGTGGCGGGCGCGTCGTTTGTGGCGGTCTGCAATCGGGCGACGTTTGGACGGCTCTTAGAGATCGCCGACCCGGAGGACCATCGCAAATTGGTCCTTCTCTCTCACGGCGTCGATCTCGAAACGTTCGACGTCGAACGAAGCGCACCGCAGGGCTCCTCTCCACGGCGGATCGTTTTCGTCGGTCGGCTGGCGTACGGGAAAGGCATCGCTTACCTGATCGAAGCGGCCCGACTTCTTCACGAAGGTGGAGTCGAGTTTCGGTTGGACCTCTTCGGGGACGGCCCCGAACGGGCTGCGACGCGAGAGTCGATCGAGCAACTGGGCATCGCAGATCAGGTGCAGATGTATGGTGAAGTGAGCCAGGAGGACGTTGCCGGGGCCCTTGTCCAAGCCGACCTGCTGGTGCTTCCCAGCGAACTGAGACACGACGGTGGGAGGGAAGGCCTGCCAAACGTCTTGCTGGAGGCAATGGCCGCAGGAGTTCCTGTAGTCGCGAGCCGAATCGCCTCGGTCGAACAGGCCGTCCAGGACGGGGTGACCGGATTGCTGGTGCCGCAGCGGGATCCCGAGAGTCTGGCGACGGCGATGCGACGCGTGTTCGACGAGCCGGAGCTTACTCATCGCCGGGTGGTGGCCGCGCGAGAGATGGTCCGCGAGTCCTTCGATCGCAAGGTCTGTGGTCGCCGATTCGTCTCGCTGTTCGAGGAGACGCGCTGA
- a CDS encoding glycosyltransferase — MEWVFWILAALLVYLHGGYALILVGLVRLRGSATKRPSADPDNRVEDWPAVTILIGAYNEEAVLAAKLDSLLAQDYRGTMRLLVVSDRSSDGTDDLARRYADRGVELYVAPRRLGKAANFSAIVGDLTSEVVVCTDAAGSFASDVVRLLVRRLDDPRAGMVGGRIFYSNVDATGVSRGEGLYWRFEVLLRTLESRLGGTVIVSGACYAIRRTLFRPVVSAFPDDFMSPLNVIDQGFRVLYEPRARIEESVATTVSGEFRTKTRIISRNAAALWSMRRLLNPFRGPGAVVKLLSHRLLRWLVAPMLLAALTLNILLAGQPFYGVFLIGQVLFYALALLGLVPAFRRRRLIFIPFYFCLVNLAASFGLFRALRGRISGVWEPVEREDGP; from the coding sequence ATGGAATGGGTCTTCTGGATCCTGGCAGCCCTACTGGTCTATCTGCACGGCGGCTACGCATTGATCCTCGTCGGACTGGTCCGACTTCGTGGGAGCGCCACAAAACGGCCTTCTGCGGATCCAGACAACCGGGTTGAGGATTGGCCCGCGGTGACCATACTTATCGGTGCCTACAACGAGGAGGCCGTTCTGGCAGCGAAACTCGATAGTCTGCTGGCACAGGACTATCGCGGCACGATGCGGCTCCTCGTGGTATCCGATCGTTCGAGTGACGGGACCGACGATCTGGCGCGCCGGTACGCGGATCGAGGCGTCGAGCTCTACGTAGCACCACGCCGCCTGGGAAAAGCGGCGAACTTCAGCGCCATCGTCGGCGATCTGACGAGTGAGGTTGTGGTCTGTACCGACGCGGCGGGAAGCTTCGCAAGCGACGTGGTTCGGCTCCTTGTACGGCGACTCGATGATCCGCGTGCCGGCATGGTTGGCGGAAGGATCTTCTACAGCAACGTCGATGCGACCGGCGTGAGCCGTGGCGAGGGGCTCTACTGGCGATTCGAGGTGCTCCTGCGGACGCTCGAGAGTCGTCTGGGTGGCACCGTGATCGTAAGTGGTGCCTGCTACGCGATCCGCCGAACGTTGTTCCGTCCGGTCGTCTCCGCGTTCCCCGATGACTTCATGAGCCCGTTGAACGTGATCGATCAGGGGTTCAGGGTTCTCTACGAGCCTCGCGCACGCATCGAAGAGTCCGTCGCGACGACGGTATCCGGGGAGTTTCGGACGAAGACCCGGATCATTTCGAGAAACGCCGCGGCGTTGTGGTCGATGCGTCGCCTACTAAACCCGTTCCGGGGGCCGGGGGCGGTGGTCAAACTGCTTTCTCACCGCCTCTTGCGATGGCTTGTGGCCCCGATGCTGTTGGCGGCGCTGACCCTCAACATCCTGCTGGCGGGGCAACCGTTCTACGGCGTATTTCTCATTGGGCAGGTGCTGTTCTACGCGTTGGCTCTCCTGGGCCTGGTCCCTGCATTTCGTCGACGGCGACTGATCTTCATCCCGTTCTACTTCTGCCTGGTCAATCTTGCCGCGTCTTTCGGCCTTTTCCGGGCTTTACGCGGACGCATTTCGGGAGTTTGGGAGCCCGTTGAGCGTGAAGACGGACCCTAA
- a CDS encoding O-antigen ligase family protein — protein sequence MRTLDELLGRIIDFGLIGLVVFTPLAFGTVEEWSIAVAQIVTIVITAVWVLRRVWFTNSREHDSIRSGMMIPATLLVMIVVLQLVPLPASWIRVLSPNTATIFEQSLPGYPADGEGSFGDLPTWLRDNNSPEAGEVSMLSPAGDEIRNALPTNAFDVQYASRRSLSLTPAYTFRALQVLLAHLAMFFVAVDRFRNGRLGSKMLYSIAGLVGLLAIVGILQQLTAEGNLYWFRSAGGSGSFGPFVSHNNFAGWMEMALPITIGLAAWTWHRRVTAGTILLIFVSIVGCTSLIFSQSRGAVVALGTALLVVGIAVMYFERLSMRVAILPIAIVGVAIPIALWVGGSDIQKRYATFADLGGQTSLAFRWHTSLRTMEMARDFPILGTGLGTFEEAYALRAAGSSPRRLIRAHNDYAQLLAEGGIGAGIAMGWALVILFRKAIWPAIRGVRRFGRWPQRGACVGVIALLLHSFIDFNLQIYSNAALFCVLCAYLMAGEVATTASKSYKTRGC from the coding sequence ATGAGGACTCTGGATGAACTCCTGGGACGGATTATTGACTTTGGTCTGATCGGCCTCGTGGTCTTCACGCCTCTGGCGTTCGGAACTGTCGAGGAGTGGTCGATCGCGGTGGCCCAGATCGTGACAATCGTCATAACTGCCGTCTGGGTTCTTCGAAGAGTGTGGTTCACAAACTCCAGAGAACACGACTCGATCCGAAGCGGCATGATGATTCCCGCAACGTTGCTCGTCATGATCGTTGTTCTCCAGTTGGTTCCTCTGCCGGCATCCTGGATCCGTGTACTCAGTCCCAACACGGCTACAATCTTCGAGCAGTCGTTACCAGGGTACCCGGCCGACGGAGAGGGCTCGTTTGGTGACCTGCCAACGTGGCTACGGGATAACAACTCACCCGAAGCTGGAGAGGTGTCGATGCTCTCTCCGGCCGGGGACGAGATTCGAAACGCTTTGCCAACAAACGCGTTCGATGTGCAATACGCCAGTAGACGCTCGCTGTCGCTGACACCTGCGTATACATTTCGTGCTTTGCAGGTTCTTCTGGCGCACCTGGCGATGTTCTTCGTGGCAGTAGATCGCTTTCGTAATGGCCGCCTTGGTTCGAAAATGCTTTATTCCATCGCCGGTCTTGTAGGACTTCTAGCGATCGTCGGGATACTCCAGCAGCTAACAGCAGAAGGGAACCTGTACTGGTTCCGCTCGGCCGGCGGTTCGGGTTCCTTCGGCCCATTTGTCAGTCACAACAACTTCGCGGGTTGGATGGAGATGGCCCTGCCGATCACAATTGGCCTAGCGGCGTGGACCTGGCATCGTCGTGTTACTGCGGGAACGATATTGCTCATTTTCGTTTCAATCGTTGGGTGTACATCACTGATCTTCTCCCAGTCCCGCGGTGCGGTCGTCGCTCTTGGAACGGCGCTGCTCGTCGTGGGGATCGCTGTCATGTATTTTGAGCGACTCTCGATGCGCGTTGCGATCTTGCCGATTGCAATTGTCGGAGTTGCGATTCCAATAGCCCTGTGGGTAGGTGGTAGTGACATCCAGAAACGCTACGCGACTTTCGCCGATCTTGGTGGCCAGACCTCTCTCGCGTTTCGTTGGCACACGAGCCTCAGAACCATGGAAATGGCGCGAGACTTTCCGATTCTTGGAACCGGTCTCGGTACGTTCGAGGAGGCCTACGCACTCCGCGCCGCCGGTTCTTCACCCCGACGTCTGATCCGCGCCCACAACGACTACGCTCAGTTGCTTGCCGAGGGAGGAATCGGAGCGGGCATCGCCATGGGGTGGGCTCTGGTGATCTTGTTCAGGAAGGCGATCTGGCCAGCTATTAGGGGTGTTCGGCGGTTTGGTCGATGGCCTCAACGCGGCGCGTGTGTGGGGGTCATTGCGCTGCTTCTCCACTCGTTCATTGACTTCAATCTCCAGATCTACAGCAACGCGGCGTTGTTCTGCGTCCTTTGTGCTTATCTGATGGCCGGTGAAGTTGCAACGACTGCGAGCAAGTCGTATAAGACTCGCGGGTGTTGA
- a CDS encoding carbamoyl transferase, whose translation MYVLGICGGIRAGHHDGAAALFRDGQLVAAAEEERFLRVKHATARLPENAVRFCLKEAGIEISDIDVVAYNYATITNMRERLADFFLRRFGHAPEIRLVSHYLAHAASAYRLSEFDQALIISADVSGDSVSTFVSFGRGGVIEPLKSIERPNSLGLFYSMITQHLGFARDNDEYKVMGLASYGREEIDLSFLLSWEGGDHRFNYLQYMKSVGPQSPFPGKQEALFHEALIERLGPSRLPDEPLTQRHKDLAFSVQKTLERCMLDLLDHYHRITGAKNVCVAGGVGLNCVMNQRIAALPWVENIFVQPAASDAGGCIGAGCEVLAQKGISPEPLEHVYLGPSFTDDEIDGFTRSYGLQARKVDDPAAYAAQSLSEGKILAWFQGRMEFGPRALGNRSILANPQDPDMKEKINATIKFREDFRPFAPAVLEERVQDCFVDSFPSPFMTMTFDVHEAWKQRLASITHIDGTARIQTVGRKTNPLFHNLISKFDELTGIPVVINTSFNIKGQPICLSPRDAITTFYGTGMDALVVGNWVFEK comes from the coding sequence ATGTACGTTCTTGGAATCTGCGGAGGGATTCGGGCTGGTCACCACGACGGTGCCGCAGCATTGTTTCGCGACGGCCAGCTCGTGGCAGCGGCCGAGGAGGAGCGATTTCTACGGGTCAAGCATGCGACCGCCCGACTCCCCGAGAACGCCGTGCGGTTCTGCTTGAAAGAGGCCGGCATCGAAATCTCGGACATAGATGTGGTCGCCTACAACTACGCGACGATCACCAATATGCGGGAACGCTTGGCGGACTTCTTCCTCCGCCGTTTCGGTCACGCGCCGGAGATCCGTCTGGTCTCGCATTACCTGGCCCATGCTGCCAGCGCGTATCGCTTGTCGGAATTTGACCAAGCGTTGATCATCTCGGCCGATGTTTCAGGTGACTCCGTATCTACGTTCGTCTCATTCGGCAGGGGGGGAGTGATTGAGCCGCTAAAGTCGATCGAGCGTCCAAACAGTCTGGGCCTCTTCTACTCGATGATCACTCAGCACCTCGGTTTCGCTCGCGACAACGACGAATACAAGGTGATGGGCCTCGCTTCCTACGGCCGGGAAGAGATCGACCTATCGTTCCTGCTGTCATGGGAGGGCGGTGATCATCGCTTTAACTACCTACAGTACATGAAATCAGTCGGGCCCCAGTCGCCGTTTCCTGGCAAGCAGGAGGCGCTGTTTCATGAGGCACTCATCGAGCGACTTGGACCCTCACGGCTGCCCGACGAACCTCTCACTCAGCGCCACAAGGACCTTGCATTCAGTGTGCAGAAAACGCTCGAGCGATGCATGCTCGATCTCCTTGATCACTACCACCGAATTACCGGAGCCAAGAACGTCTGCGTTGCCGGTGGGGTTGGACTTAACTGCGTCATGAATCAGCGAATTGCCGCACTGCCGTGGGTTGAGAACATCTTTGTTCAGCCCGCTGCCTCCGACGCCGGCGGTTGTATCGGCGCGGGTTGTGAAGTTCTGGCACAGAAGGGGATCAGTCCCGAACCGCTGGAACACGTCTATCTTGGGCCGTCATTTACCGACGATGAGATCGACGGTTTCACTCGCTCTTACGGCCTCCAGGCACGCAAGGTCGACGACCCCGCCGCATACGCCGCACAAAGTCTGTCGGAGGGCAAGATTCTCGCCTGGTTCCAGGGGCGCATGGAGTTTGGCCCGAGGGCGCTGGGAAACCGCTCGATCCTGGCCAACCCTCAGGACCCCGACATGAAGGAAAAGATTAACGCGACGATTAAATTTCGCGAGGACTTTCGACCGTTCGCGCCTGCCGTACTGGAGGAGCGCGTGCAGGATTGCTTCGTGGACAGTTTTCCGTCTCCGTTCATGACGATGACTTTCGACGTTCATGAAGCGTGGAAGCAGCGGCTGGCCAGTATCACCCACATTGACGGAACTGCACGAATCCAAACGGTCGGACGGAAAACGAATCCTCTCTTTCACAATCTGATCTCGAAATTTGACGAGCTCACGGGTATCCCGGTCGTCATTAACACCTCGTTCAATATCAAGGGGCAGCCGATCTGTCTCTCGCCTCGCGATGCGATTACCACTTTCTATGGCACCGGTATGGACGCCTTGGTTGTGGGGAACTGGGTATTCGAAAAATAG
- the asnB gene encoding asparagine synthase (glutamine-hydrolyzing) has protein sequence MCGLAGVFDSKPDSLVPPAELVARMRDTLVHRGPDDSGMYLGPGIGMGFRRLSIIDLAGGHQPIANEDESIWLTFNGEIYNFESLRKELSARGHEFKTKCDSEVIVHLYEEKGERCVDDLRGMFAFALYDQRRHRLFLARDRLGIKPLYYGMDSGRLLFGSEPKAILAALPGARRTLNHVAAALYFELHYVPDGHCAFEGMSRLPPGHRLVVEDDGSRLECYWEPKMPSGEEFECDETARNIRHALEESVRLRMVSDVPLGAFLSGGLDSAAVVGIMSRLSDRPIKTFTIGFDETSHDESTAARITAAFHRTDHHELIVQPDVIELLSDLVNAYDEPFADSSAIPTYLVSRFAREHVTVSMSGDGGDELFAGYHRYRKLRQLESLRGVPATLRRVAVRTLDLASASSGARRVRRALSRSLLSFPDDYFVGESFLSQEMREILRPLLEEQFVREPGRNLYLEHARDGDPIAAAQLIDMELYLPGCILTKVDRASMACSLEARVPLLDHHLVELVNRLPTETKLDGNVGKKILRKACADLYPPEIVGLRKQGFGVPLKQWFRGALNSMLMDTLRGKLCRDRGYYDPRLLDRLIDDHVSGRRDRSAMLYGLLMFELWAQRSVHGESA, from the coding sequence ATGTGCGGTCTTGCAGGCGTGTTTGACTCTAAACCCGATTCATTGGTGCCGCCAGCCGAATTGGTGGCCCGGATGAGGGATACGCTGGTTCATCGCGGGCCGGATGACAGTGGGATGTATCTGGGACCCGGAATCGGGATGGGTTTCCGTCGTCTGAGCATCATCGATCTCGCCGGCGGTCATCAGCCGATCGCAAATGAAGACGAGTCGATCTGGCTCACTTTCAATGGCGAGATCTATAACTTTGAGTCGTTACGAAAGGAGTTGTCTGCAAGAGGGCACGAGTTCAAAACAAAATGCGATTCCGAAGTGATTGTCCATCTCTACGAAGAGAAGGGTGAACGCTGCGTTGACGACTTACGCGGGATGTTTGCGTTTGCGCTCTACGATCAGAGGCGACATCGTCTCTTCTTGGCTCGCGATCGACTCGGCATCAAACCTCTTTACTACGGTATGGATTCCGGTCGCCTACTGTTTGGGTCAGAGCCAAAAGCGATTCTGGCAGCTCTTCCAGGTGCTCGTAGAACGCTGAACCACGTCGCAGCTGCACTGTACTTCGAATTGCACTATGTACCCGACGGTCACTGCGCGTTCGAAGGCATGAGCCGGTTGCCGCCCGGACATCGATTGGTCGTCGAAGATGACGGATCTCGACTGGAATGTTACTGGGAGCCGAAGATGCCCAGTGGCGAGGAATTTGAGTGTGACGAAACGGCCAGGAACATCCGACACGCTCTTGAGGAGTCGGTTCGATTACGCATGGTCTCCGATGTGCCTCTGGGCGCGTTTCTAAGCGGTGGGCTCGATTCGGCTGCCGTCGTTGGCATCATGAGTCGGCTCAGTGATCGCCCCATCAAAACCTTCACGATCGGGTTCGACGAAACGTCACACGACGAGAGCACGGCTGCGAGAATTACGGCTGCATTTCATCGGACGGATCATCACGAATTAATCGTGCAGCCCGACGTCATCGAATTGTTAAGTGACCTTGTTAATGCGTATGACGAACCGTTCGCAGACAGTTCTGCAATTCCTACTTACTTGGTTAGTCGTTTTGCGCGTGAGCACGTAACCGTGTCGATGAGCGGCGACGGCGGCGATGAACTCTTCGCCGGTTACCATCGGTATCGCAAGTTACGTCAACTCGAAAGTCTCCGCGGCGTTCCGGCGACCTTGCGACGTGTCGCGGTCCGGACCCTGGACTTGGCTTCCGCGAGCAGTGGCGCGCGTAGAGTACGGCGGGCGCTCAGCCGCTCGCTATTGTCTTTTCCCGACGACTACTTTGTCGGCGAGTCGTTCCTGTCGCAAGAGATGCGCGAAATCCTTCGGCCACTCCTGGAGGAGCAGTTTGTCCGCGAACCGGGGCGAAACCTGTATCTGGAACATGCCCGAGACGGTGATCCGATCGCTGCCGCACAACTGATCGATATGGAACTCTATTTGCCGGGATGTATCTTGACAAAAGTTGATCGAGCTTCGATGGCCTGTTCTCTGGAGGCGCGAGTCCCGCTACTGGACCATCATCTTGTGGAACTCGTAAACCGGCTACCGACAGAAACGAAACTCGACGGCAACGTGGGGAAGAAGATACTTCGCAAAGCCTGTGCGGATCTTTACCCTCCGGAGATCGTCGGCCTTCGTAAGCAAGGCTTTGGCGTGCCATTGAAGCAGTGGTTCCGTGGTGCGCTCAATAGTATGTTGATGGATACTCTTCGCGGAAAGTTATGTCGCGATCGTGGTTACTACGATCCGCGCTTACTGGACAGACTGATCGACGATCATGTTTCAGGACGGCGGGATCGATCCGCGATGCTATATGGCTTATTGATGTTCGAATTGTGGGCGCAGCGAAGCGTGCACGGAGAGTCGGCATGA
- a CDS encoding glycosyltransferase produces MGCSVGLVIGQLHRGGAEKQLTALAKGLRRNHGMRPIVYCLSDVTEPYGPELRDSGVDVRILPMRGIARLTRPLQLARLLRSDGIDVLQAFLMGPTLHSAVANLVCRLPFVTSFRWGPHPRHRLRRAVDKWAHRQADAVTANSRSGLEFVAETFQIQPSRLTHVPNGVDFSGTSISRERARDQLGLPRNAQIILGVARLVSDKNLPLFVKVVARVLSTHPEAICILAGDGPEYQAVQQLVGRTAFKNRIKLVGLSNDVPQLLAAADCLLLTSHREGTPNAVLEAMVAGLPVVVTAVGDLPRVVCDGETGHVLPPGDEEGLTAACNRLLDDDEEATKLGQAGAQRVRKGFSTDTMVATYAGIYDRLTKVSG; encoded by the coding sequence ATGGGATGCAGCGTTGGTCTCGTGATCGGTCAGCTTCATCGCGGCGGTGCCGAGAAGCAGTTGACTGCTTTGGCGAAGGGGCTAAGACGCAATCACGGGATGCGGCCCATTGTCTATTGTCTCTCAGACGTGACCGAGCCATATGGGCCGGAGTTGCGTGACAGTGGCGTAGACGTGCGGATATTGCCAATGCGCGGCATCGCCCGTTTGACGCGACCACTTCAGTTGGCCCGACTACTCAGGAGCGACGGCATCGATGTGCTGCAGGCGTTTCTCATGGGGCCGACACTTCACTCCGCGGTGGCCAATCTAGTTTGCCGATTGCCGTTCGTTACATCTTTTCGCTGGGGACCTCACCCCCGACACCGATTACGCCGAGCAGTGGACAAGTGGGCCCATCGTCAGGCGGATGCCGTGACAGCGAATTCACGTTCCGGTCTCGAATTCGTGGCAGAGACGTTTCAAATTCAACCGTCTCGACTGACCCATGTTCCGAACGGAGTCGACTTCTCCGGAACAAGCATCTCTCGAGAACGGGCCCGCGATCAACTTGGGTTACCCCGCAACGCGCAGATCATTCTCGGGGTCGCTCGCCTCGTTTCAGACAAGAATCTACCGTTATTTGTGAAAGTCGTCGCACGCGTGTTGTCGACTCATCCCGAAGCCATCTGCATACTGGCAGGTGATGGCCCAGAATATCAGGCAGTACAGCAGCTGGTGGGGCGTACGGCATTTAAGAACAGGATCAAACTCGTCGGTCTGTCGAACGATGTCCCGCAACTTCTGGCTGCCGCGGATTGTCTGCTTTTAACGAGTCACCGCGAGGGTACGCCCAATGCTGTGCTTGAAGCGATGGTTGCTGGCTTGCCAGTCGTCGTGACTGCGGTCGGGGATCTCCCACGGGTCGTCTGCGATGGAGAAACCGGTCATGTTCTACCACCGGGAGACGAAGAGGGACTTACTGCGGCGTGTAATCGCTTGCTTGACGATGATGAAGAGGCGACGAAACTTGGTCAGGCGGGAGCCCAACGCGTTCGCAAGGGTTTTAGCACGGATACGATGGTCGCAACGTACGCAGGAATTTACGATCGTTTAACTAAAGTGAGCGGCTAG